A genomic segment from Bradyrhizobium diazoefficiens USDA 110 encodes:
- the rplS gene encoding 50S ribosomal protein L19: MNLIKQLEQEQFDKLSAGKDIPEFGPGDTVIVNVKVVEGDRTRVQAYEGVCIGRSGGGLNESFTVRKISYGEGVERVFPVMSPMIDSIKVVRRGKVRRAKLYYLRNLRGKSARIVEKQDRQAAVGE, from the coding sequence ATGAACCTGATCAAGCAGCTCGAACAAGAGCAATTCGACAAGCTGTCCGCCGGCAAGGACATTCCGGAATTCGGTCCCGGCGACACCGTGATCGTCAACGTGAAGGTCGTCGAAGGCGACCGCACTCGCGTGCAGGCCTATGAAGGCGTCTGCATCGGCCGTTCCGGCGGTGGCCTCAACGAGAGCTTCACCGTGCGCAAGATTTCGTACGGCGAGGGCGTCGAGCGCGTGTTCCCGGTGATGTCGCCGATGATCGACTCGATCAAGGTCGTGCGCCGCGGCAAGGTGCGTCGCGCCAAGCTCTATTACCTCCGCAACCTTCGCGGCAAGTCGGCCCGCATCGTCGAGAAGCAGGACCGCCAGGCTGCCGTCGGCGAGTAA
- the leuC gene encoding 3-isopropylmalate dehydratase large subunit, with product MSKPTTLYDKIWNDHLVHEADDGTCLLYIDRHLVHEVTSPQAFEGLRATGRKVHAPEKTLAVVDHNVPTTDRTKPNPDPESIEQIKALADNAREFGIEYYNEFDKRQGIVHVIGPEQGFTLPGTTIVCGDSHTSTHGAFGALAHGIGTSEVEHVLATQTLIQKKAKNMRVTVDGKLPDGVTGKDIILAIIGEIGTAGGTGYVLEYAGEAIRALSMEGRMTVCNMSIEGGARAGLVAPDQKAYDFLRDRPKAPKGAAWDAAMRYWEKLRSDDGAHFDHELRLDAAKLPPIVTWGTSPEDVISVTGIVPDPDKIADEAKRLSKHRALKYMGLTAGTKITDIKLDRVFIGSCTNGRIEDLRAAAKIAEGKQVSASVNAMVVPGSGIVKEQAEAEGLDKIFIKAGFEWREPGCSMCLAMNPDKLKPEERCASTSNRNFEGRQGFKGRTHLVSPAMAAAAAIAGHFVDVREWR from the coding sequence ATGTCCAAGCCGACCACCCTGTACGACAAGATCTGGAACGACCATCTGGTGCACGAAGCCGACGACGGCACCTGCCTGCTCTATATCGACCGCCATCTGGTGCACGAGGTGACCTCGCCGCAGGCGTTCGAAGGCCTGCGCGCGACCGGGCGCAAGGTTCACGCGCCGGAAAAGACACTCGCCGTCGTCGACCACAACGTGCCGACCACCGACCGCACCAAGCCGAATCCGGATCCGGAGAGCATCGAGCAGATCAAGGCGCTGGCCGACAATGCCAGGGAATTCGGCATCGAATATTACAACGAGTTCGACAAGCGCCAGGGCATCGTCCACGTCATCGGCCCCGAGCAGGGCTTCACCCTGCCCGGCACCACCATCGTCTGCGGTGACAGCCACACCTCGACGCATGGCGCGTTCGGCGCGCTCGCGCACGGCATCGGCACCTCCGAGGTCGAGCACGTGCTGGCGACGCAGACGCTGATCCAGAAGAAGGCCAAGAACATGCGCGTCACCGTCGACGGCAAATTGCCTGACGGCGTGACCGGCAAGGACATCATCCTCGCCATCATCGGCGAGATCGGCACCGCGGGCGGCACCGGCTACGTGCTGGAATACGCCGGCGAGGCGATCCGCGCGCTCAGCATGGAAGGCCGCATGACGGTCTGCAACATGTCGATCGAAGGCGGCGCCCGCGCCGGCCTCGTCGCGCCCGACCAGAAAGCCTACGACTTCCTGCGTGACCGCCCCAAGGCGCCGAAGGGCGCGGCCTGGGACGCGGCGATGCGCTATTGGGAGAAGCTGCGCTCCGACGACGGCGCGCATTTCGACCACGAGCTGCGCCTCGACGCTGCAAAGCTGCCGCCGATCGTGACCTGGGGCACCTCGCCGGAGGACGTCATCTCGGTGACCGGCATCGTCCCCGACCCCGACAAGATCGCGGACGAGGCCAAGCGTCTCTCCAAGCACCGCGCCTTGAAGTACATGGGCCTGACGGCGGGGACGAAGATCACCGACATCAAGCTCGATCGCGTCTTCATCGGCTCCTGCACCAACGGCCGCATCGAGGATCTGCGCGCCGCCGCCAAGATCGCGGAAGGCAAGCAGGTCTCCGCCAGCGTCAACGCCATGGTGGTGCCGGGCTCCGGCATCGTGAAGGAGCAGGCCGAGGCCGAGGGTCTGGACAAGATCTTCATCAAGGCCGGCTTCGAATGGCGCGAGCCGGGCTGCTCGATGTGCCTTGCCATGAACCCGGACAAGCTGAAGCCGGAAGAGCGCTGCGCCTCGACCTCGAACCGCAATTTCGAGGGCCGCCAGGGCTTCAAGGGCCGCACGCATCTGGTGTCGCCGGCGATGGCGGCGGCAGCTGCGATCGCGGGTCACTTCGTCGACGTCAGGGAGTGGCGCTAA
- a CDS encoding DUF1330 domain-containing protein: MTVYAIAQLKMTDRAAYDRYQARFFDVFRKYSGRLLAADEQPRVLEGTWPYDKLVMMSFPDEAAFVAFSNSADYEDISRDRKAGAQATVLLVKGFAPAG, from the coding sequence ATGACTGTCTACGCGATCGCGCAATTGAAGATGACGGACCGCGCGGCCTATGACCGCTACCAGGCGCGGTTCTTCGATGTGTTCAGGAAGTACAGCGGGCGGCTTCTCGCGGCCGACGAACAGCCCCGCGTGCTCGAAGGCACCTGGCCCTATGACAAACTTGTCATGATGTCGTTTCCCGACGAAGCCGCGTTTGTTGCCTTCTCCAACTCAGCCGACTACGAGGACATCTCGCGCGATCGCAAGGCGGGCGCGCAGGCGACCGTGCTGCTGGTGAAGGGATTTGCGCCTGCCGGCTAG
- a CDS encoding metallopeptidase family protein — MWTELKAPSLAEMEATAHDIFERLPAEFRGLCEGVILRVDDFPTEDVMDEMECESEFDLLGLFQGVGLPQQSFGDVARLPNMVWLYRRPILDYWAEHDESLGHIVRHVLIHEIGHHFGLSDDDMAAIEAKAD, encoded by the coding sequence ATGTGGACGGAATTGAAAGCGCCCTCGCTGGCCGAGATGGAAGCGACGGCACACGACATCTTCGAGCGCCTGCCAGCGGAGTTCCGCGGCCTCTGCGAGGGCGTGATCCTGCGCGTCGACGACTTCCCGACCGAGGACGTCATGGACGAGATGGAGTGCGAGAGCGAGTTCGACCTGCTCGGCCTGTTCCAGGGCGTCGGCCTGCCCCAGCAGAGTTTTGGCGATGTGGCGCGGCTGCCCAACATGGTCTGGCTCTACCGCCGGCCGATCCTGGACTACTGGGCCGAGCACGACGAGAGCCTCGGCCATATCGTCCGCCACGTCCTGATCCACGAGATTGGCCATCATTTCGGCCTCTCGGACGACGATATGGCGGCGATCGAGGCCAAAGCAGACTAG
- the leuD gene encoding 3-isopropylmalate dehydratase small subunit — MDKFTTLEGVAAPLKIINVDTDMIIPKQYLKTIKRTGLGKGLFSEQRYKDDGSENPDFVLNQPAYRNTKVLVAGDNFGCGSSREHAPWALLDFGIRCVISTSFGDIFYNNCFKNGILPIRVSQEDLDKLFDDAERGANATLTIDLPNQEIRGPDGGKVKFEIDPFRKHCLINGLDDIGLTMEKKASIDTYEDKLKRERAWA, encoded by the coding sequence ATGGACAAGTTCACCACGCTGGAAGGCGTCGCGGCGCCGCTGAAGATCATCAATGTCGACACCGACATGATCATTCCGAAGCAGTACCTCAAGACCATCAAGCGTACCGGCCTTGGCAAGGGGCTCTTCTCCGAGCAGCGCTACAAGGACGACGGCAGCGAGAACCCTGATTTCGTCCTCAACCAGCCCGCCTATCGCAACACCAAGGTGCTGGTCGCCGGCGACAATTTCGGCTGCGGCTCGAGCCGCGAGCATGCGCCCTGGGCGCTGCTCGACTTCGGCATCCGCTGCGTGATCTCGACCTCGTTCGGCGACATCTTCTACAACAACTGCTTCAAGAACGGCATTCTGCCGATCCGCGTCTCCCAGGAAGACCTCGACAAGCTGTTCGACGACGCCGAGCGCGGCGCCAACGCGACGCTGACGATCGACCTGCCGAACCAGGAGATCCGCGGCCCTGACGGCGGCAAGGTCAAGTTCGAGATCGACCCGTTCCGCAAGCACTGCCTGATCAACGGCCTCGACGACATCGGTCTCACCATGGAGAAGAAGGCCTCGATCGACACCTACGAGGACAAGCTCAAGCGCGAACGCGCCTGGGCGTGA
- a CDS encoding HAD family hydrolase: protein MSPARSVFLDLDGTLVDSQPGIAASCSAALRVLGHDPGKAPDIAIGPPLEDILRTLLQAYGDDRIDEAVVAYRQHYGESGLLGSEPYPGISGALQELRQAGLRIYLATSKREVFARRILENLNLAAYFDGIHGSVPGGKLDHKPELLAHILSECGIAASHSIMIGDRHHDIAGAHAVKMRGLGVLWGYGNRDELEAAGADQLVERPADLARTVLSMLIG, encoded by the coding sequence GTGTCCCCGGCCCGTTCCGTCTTTCTGGATCTCGACGGTACGCTGGTCGATTCGCAGCCGGGCATTGCAGCAAGCTGCTCGGCAGCATTGCGTGTGCTCGGGCATGATCCCGGTAAGGCGCCCGATATAGCGATCGGGCCACCACTCGAAGACATCTTGCGGACGTTGCTGCAGGCATATGGCGACGACCGGATCGACGAAGCCGTTGTCGCCTATCGTCAGCACTATGGTGAAAGCGGCTTGCTCGGAAGCGAGCCCTATCCTGGAATCAGCGGAGCGCTCCAGGAATTGCGGCAAGCCGGATTGAGGATCTACCTCGCCACATCGAAGCGTGAAGTCTTCGCGCGACGGATCCTGGAGAACCTGAATTTAGCGGCGTATTTCGACGGCATCCACGGCTCGGTGCCGGGCGGCAAGCTCGATCATAAGCCGGAGTTGCTTGCCCATATCCTGTCTGAATGCGGTATCGCCGCCTCGCACAGCATCATGATCGGCGACCGCCACCACGACATCGCCGGCGCTCACGCGGTCAAGATGCGCGGCCTTGGCGTGCTCTGGGGTTATGGCAACCGGGATGAGCTGGAGGCGGCCGGCGCAGATCAATTGGTGGAGCGGCCAGCTGATCTCGCACGCACGGTTCTGTCGATGTTGATCGGATAA